In Desulfobacterales bacterium, the genomic window GCTCAAGCCAGACATAGTCGTGCCTCGACAATTCTCGCAATGCGTCAATCCCCTCCGGTATAAAAACAGATTTGCCGGATTTCCGGATGGTGTCACAAATGTCACAGGCCTGGACCAGAGCCGGTTTGGTGTTTGAAAACTTGACTGCCGCGCGGTCGGCCAGATGGATAATGTGGCTTTCAAGGGGGATGTCTTCACCGTTCTGGCGGGCGCCTTTACCCCCTTTCCAGGGGACATGGTGAAATTTAATGATGCGGGCAATCGAAGAAAATGGCTTGAAATCGTTTAGGAGCAAAAATCCGGCCATGGAATGCCGGCCGGGATGGGAATCTTCAAATGCCAGCAGGTCAAGCCGCTCCTGCAGGGAGAATGCACCGATATCATGCAAGGCCCCGGCGGTTGCCAGCTCATATTGCTTGGAGAGTGGCAGCCTCAGCGCTTCACCGATCCGAAAAGCCAGATAGGCAACCTTCAAGTGATGGTCGCCCACTGCCGGACTCATGATGTCGACCACTCTGGCGATTGCCGCCACGAGGTCGAACATATTCACGGTAATTTTCGGATGTCCGGTTTTTCTGTTCATGGATTTAAAACCCAGATATGTTTTAAATCATATCAACCATGATAAGCTATTTCGATCTTAAGGATCAAGGGCTTTAACAGAAAAAAAACGAGTCTCATCGATCACAATGGAATCCGGTCCGCTTTAAAACGGTTTGTTCGGTCTGGATGTATTACTGCGATAGAATCCATTTTCTGATTTGAGGGATAGTCTCTTTTTCCCATTTGGGTGCCAGGCGCACTTGAATGAACTTTTTATAAAGATTGTGGATCAGCGTTAACGTCTTTTCATAGAGGAACAGCTTTTCCAGTACGGCCCCTTCCAAATCCTCTTTGTTTTCAATCGGCCCTGTTTGCGGGGTCTTAAGGCTCGACAGATGCAGACTTTCACCCTTTACGTTAAAGCGCCATTCATGATTTCCGGATTTATAAACGAGGTTGAGTTCGGTTACGACGGCGCCTTTCCGCAAGGCCAGCGTTCCTTCTTCCAGGCCGGCCTGATCGCCTTTGATGGTGATGCTCTCTTCTGTATTGTTACGATGGTTTTCGAGTACGATGCGGTTTCCGACGTCCAGCGATGCCAGGTCAGGGTCAGCCTCCCTGAGCGCCTGAGGTTGTTTTTCCATGACAAACCACAACCACGTGAGAAATTCATAGCCTAAAAATTTATATCGATTGTAAGATACGGCAACGTCCAGCATTTATGACTCCGTGAATTTTGTGGGTTCAAGCTGAGTTAGGCGGTCTCGCTCCGGACCTTCGAGGCCCAAGACCAGGTCGGCGGTTGTATAAGGGAAAAGATGGATGAGGGTGAGGTTGAATGATTTTAAGAACAGCGTTTCAAGGGCTTCATTGGCCGCTTTCAGATTTGAGAAAAACCACAGCCGGTATTCTTCCAGGTTCCAGACCACGTCATAAACATTGGGGGTGGCGGGTATTCGCCGGACCAGAGAAGCTGTAACATGATCCTTTATTGTTTTTTTCTCGTTGGCGGATAAATAGCTTCGTCCGCTGCGCTTGAGTTGCTTCTCCATTTCAATCGCAACATTTTTCCGGATGACATTGGCGGGGATTGTTTTTTTGTCCAGCCGCAGCGAAAAAA contains:
- the rdgC gene encoding recombination-associated protein RdgC — its product is MSLLSSSVSITCYKVSSELQKPVLDTVYNGLTRHTIRSIDDEPVEKTVGWTSFKNPYLPDFESSSFVIGSYLVFSLRLDKKTIPANVIRKNVAIEMEKQLKRSGRSYLSANEKKTIKDHVTASLVRRIPATPNVYDVVWNLEEYRLWFFSNLKAANEALETLFLKSFNLTLIHLFPYTTADLVLGLEGPERDRLTQLEPTKFTES